One Chordicoccus furentiruminis DNA window includes the following coding sequences:
- a CDS encoding DUF2798 domain-containing protein produces MPKTKAQDAAFTAIMATIMVYGMIVYNVALNTGGVTNATFGMALHELPIMGPIAFILEFFVVGKIARILAFRVMRPTDRPQFITYATSICICCIMCPVMSLIATILFKDSKTFGTWIQTWGMNFPMALLYQMFYCGPLVRLIFRLIFREKSSGKSGK; encoded by the coding sequence ATGCCCAAAACAAAAGCTCAGGATGCTGCCTTCACTGCGATCATGGCCACCATCATGGTCTATGGAATGATTGTCTACAATGTCGCTCTCAACACCGGAGGTGTTACCAATGCAACCTTCGGAATGGCTCTTCATGAGCTCCCGATCATGGGGCCGATTGCATTTATCCTTGAGTTCTTCGTGGTCGGCAAGATTGCCAGAATACTGGCATTCCGGGTCATGAGACCCACAGACCGTCCACAGTTCATCACCTACGCGACCTCCATCTGCATCTGCTGCATTATGTGCCCGGTCATGAGCCTCATCGCGACCATTCTGTTCAAAGATTCAAAAACCTTCGGGACCTGGATCCAGACCTGGGGAATGAACTTCCCGATGGCCCTTCTGTACCAGATGTTCTACTGCGGTCCGCTTGTCCGCCTGATCTTCCGTCTGATCTTCAGGGAGAAATCTTCAGGCAAGTCTGGAAAGTGA
- a CDS encoding DUF5688 family protein → MMNFEDFCNAVERNVVHYLPPQFQEAKLRLQTNRKVNLGDMVGLTLTMPGSNIGPVVYLNDFYRSVSGGSMTMGGALENIARQGADALENLRLNPIGTSDFQDLGDWKAVKDKVHLSAIGLTRNEKLLETVPHREMGDIACTYRIYLAGPGGADGSILVTNSMMKLFGVSEKQLFDTAVENTLKNDKPTLNKMSDVFGSFTTTGRPRPEQKEKLERTNLLNEPVSSAREPSDDRNVADRKDEERNWWEEDSKPDRQEDYDEDRDDYDEDYDEDYDEEYEEGRELSNEIPLLVLTTQSMVHGAAAVFIPNVMEQISKKMPEGFFILPSSIHEVMALPKTLGASIEALDDMVSSINEMQVDPEDQLSDFAHVYDPDRKILLCPGAPELNKEKTPEKEQELDPNIIR, encoded by the coding sequence ATGATGAATTTCGAAGACTTTTGCAATGCAGTTGAGAGGAATGTCGTCCACTATCTGCCGCCTCAGTTTCAGGAAGCGAAGCTGCGCCTTCAGACCAACCGGAAGGTGAACCTTGGGGATATGGTCGGACTGACCCTCACCATGCCGGGCTCCAATATCGGACCGGTTGTTTACCTGAATGATTTCTACCGGTCCGTGTCGGGCGGCAGCATGACGATGGGAGGTGCGCTGGAGAACATTGCCCGTCAGGGTGCCGACGCTCTTGAGAATCTCCGGCTCAATCCGATTGGTACATCTGACTTTCAGGACCTTGGTGACTGGAAGGCTGTGAAGGATAAGGTCCACCTCAGCGCGATTGGTCTTACAAGAAATGAAAAGCTTCTGGAGACTGTTCCGCACAGGGAGATGGGCGATATCGCCTGTACTTACCGGATCTACCTTGCCGGCCCGGGCGGGGCGGATGGCAGCATCCTGGTAACGAACAGCATGATGAAACTGTTCGGTGTAAGTGAGAAACAGCTTTTTGATACAGCTGTGGAGAACACACTCAAAAATGACAAGCCGACTCTCAATAAGATGTCTGATGTGTTTGGGAGCTTTACGACGACTGGGAGACCGAGACCGGAACAGAAGGAAAAGCTTGAGCGCACGAACCTGCTCAACGAGCCTGTCTCATCTGCACGGGAACCTTCCGATGACAGGAATGTAGCAGACCGCAAGGATGAGGAGCGCAACTGGTGGGAGGAAGATTCCAAGCCGGATCGTCAGGAAGACTATGACGAAGACCGCGACGATTACGATGAGGACTATGACGAGGATTATGACGAGGAGTACGAAGAAGGCAGAGAACTCTCAAATGAGATCCCGCTTCTGGTCCTGACAACGCAGTCCATGGTCCATGGCGCGGCAGCAGTCTTCATTCCCAATGTCATGGAACAGATCTCAAAGAAGATGCCGGAAGGATTCTTCATTCTGCCGTCTTCCATCCATGAGGTGATGGCTCTTCCAAAGACCTTGGGAGCATCGATCGAAGCACTGGATGATATGGTCAGCTCGATCAATGAGATGCAGGTCGACCCGGAAGATCAGCTCTCCGACTTCGCTCATGTCTATGATCCGGACCGGAAGATTCTTCTCTGCCCAGGAGCACCGGAACTGAATAAGGAGAAAACACCTGAGAAGGAACAGGAACTCGACCCGAATATCATCCGCTGA
- a CDS encoding JAB domain-containing protein, whose protein sequence is MDETNRGLDLVRIRMIPDRTLVSPTPVSTPEAAVNLITREFGDLDREVFMILNMTCHLQVINLDICSVGTLNYTVVHPREVFKSSILSNASSVLLIHNHPSGELEPSREDIDLTERMVSAGKILGIEVLDHLIIGTRERAYTSLRDRGVMEFPDRDWRELERAADRQPEHTL, encoded by the coding sequence ATGGACGAGACAAACAGAGGGCTTGACCTGGTTCGTATCCGTATGATCCCGGACCGGACACTGGTCTCTCCGACACCCGTCTCTACGCCAGAGGCAGCAGTGAATCTGATCACAAGAGAATTCGGCGACCTGGACCGGGAGGTTTTCATGATCCTGAACATGACCTGTCATCTGCAGGTCATCAACCTGGATATCTGCAGTGTCGGGACGCTGAACTATACCGTTGTCCATCCGCGAGAAGTTTTCAAGTCCTCGATCCTGTCGAATGCTTCGTCAGTCCTGTTGATCCATAATCATCCAAGCGGAGAACTGGAACCATCCAGGGAGGACATTGACCTGACAGAGCGGATGGTCAGCGCCGGAAAGATCCTGGGAATCGAAGTGCTGGACCACCTGATCATCGGGACAAGGGAGAGAGCATACACCAGTCTCAGGGACCGGGGCGTCATGGAATTCCCTGACAGAGACTGGAGGGAACTGGAGCGGGCTGCGGACCGGCAGCCGGAACATACCTTATGA
- a CDS encoding septation protein SpoVG family protein has protein sequence MNIRADMKPIFSDKILASGDVYLDEKIVIHNVKVIQADKDGKTYSFVSFPEKLKGDKWEPVVMIKDKDLRKAITDTVNKSVVAQMKVEKEPLDLTVDVRLYEKDETRAYATVSYAGLVKIDGVRIFERDGELKVSYPYEKNGDRYQNVAGPVSPGIRKRMTEIIVKAYEDKKLEKREDRSQSGPAGPEPGPLPEDLTPAECGPRL, from the coding sequence ATGAATATCAGGGCAGATATGAAACCGATTTTTTCAGATAAGATCCTTGCATCCGGGGACGTATATCTGGATGAGAAGATCGTGATCCACAACGTGAAGGTTATCCAGGCAGACAAGGACGGCAAGACTTATTCCTTTGTTTCATTTCCGGAAAAGCTGAAGGGAGACAAATGGGAGCCGGTCGTCATGATCAAGGACAAGGATCTTCGCAAAGCAATCACAGATACGGTCAATAAGAGTGTGGTTGCGCAGATGAAGGTTGAGAAGGAACCGCTCGACCTGACCGTCGATGTAAGACTTTATGAAAAGGATGAGACCAGAGCCTACGCTACGGTGAGTTATGCCGGTCTCGTGAAAATCGACGGGGTCCGTATCTTTGAGAGGGATGGGGAACTGAAAGTATCTTACCCTTATGAGAAAAACGGGGACCGCTATCAGAACGTTGCGGGCCCCGTCTCACCGGGTATCCGGAAACGTATGACAGAGATAATTGTAAAGGCTTACGAGGATAAGAAGCTGGAGAAAAGAGAGGACAGGAGTCAGTCTGGACCGGCAGGGCCTGAACCAGGCCCTCTGCCGGAGGATCTGACGCCGGCAGAGTGTGGACCGCGGCTGTGA
- a CDS encoding DUF3801 domain-containing protein, with protein sequence MSEVADATQIVVVAGKAIYLLGKISLKAAIQFAKLINTIRLSKWKGKARLGRLRAIKGDDMMYVNVGSEDKKELKKIQKEMKQHGILFAKMPDLCGGDGRTQYAIAVSDAPKVRALLIDHAMGPYKDTYLGMLSEKDYLSTAFNRNGELTPEAQDLSKSVPDPFTEKKERTSEKTVQYSRNMEAPEQQVADLKEAFGDVRVRMRDLDCQGLQQQYQWISGPPVEVRKNFAEYRIDQNRTVFIPVKDAVLPGKGFSEKNLGAALFRDRAYTVTDFRTATFQTLAGPVVIGLVKEAALNRNSGQTTVGSREMTHEQSRDQNRDQTTGPSHGGLEGPTSALENLSSLLNSGAKQEPSPFEKKL encoded by the coding sequence ATGAGTGAAGTCGCGGACGCTACCCAGATTGTGGTCGTGGCAGGCAAGGCAATTTACCTTCTCGGGAAGATCAGTCTGAAAGCGGCGATCCAGTTTGCGAAGCTGATCAATACGATCCGTCTTTCGAAATGGAAGGGGAAGGCCCGTCTTGGCAGGCTGCGGGCGATCAAGGGCGATGACATGATGTACGTGAACGTCGGGAGCGAGGACAAGAAGGAACTGAAGAAGATCCAGAAGGAAATGAAGCAGCATGGAATCCTGTTTGCGAAGATGCCGGACCTGTGCGGAGGGGATGGCCGTACCCAATACGCCATTGCTGTTTCGGATGCTCCCAAGGTGAGAGCTCTTCTGATCGACCATGCGATGGGGCCTTATAAGGACACTTATCTGGGGATGCTCAGTGAGAAGGATTACCTCTCGACAGCTTTTAACAGAAACGGGGAACTGACACCTGAAGCGCAGGACCTGTCAAAGTCAGTGCCGGACCCATTTACCGAAAAGAAGGAGAGGACTTCGGAGAAAACGGTGCAGTATTCCAGAAACATGGAGGCTCCCGAGCAGCAGGTGGCGGACTTGAAAGAGGCATTTGGGGATGTCCGGGTCCGTATGCGTGATCTGGACTGCCAGGGACTTCAGCAGCAGTACCAGTGGATCAGCGGGCCGCCGGTGGAGGTGAGGAAGAACTTTGCCGAGTACCGGATCGACCAGAACCGGACCGTATTCATTCCAGTTAAGGATGCAGTGCTGCCGGGCAAGGGATTCAGCGAAAAGAATCTTGGTGCGGCGCTTTTCCGTGACCGGGCTTATACGGTGACAGACTTTCGGACAGCTACTTTCCAGACACTGGCAGGACCGGTTGTGATCGGGCTGGTGAAGGAGGCGGCTTTGAACAGAAATTCCGGTCAGACGACGGTCGGGTCCAGAGAGATGACCCATGAGCAGAGTCGTGATCAGAATCGAGATCAGACTACCGGACCAAGCCACGGAGGCCTTGAAGGACCGACCAGTGCCCTGGAGAATCTGAGCAGCCTTCTGAACAGCGGCGCAAAGCAGGAACCGTCGCCTTTTGAGAAGAAGCTGTGA